The following DNA comes from Microbacterium wangchenii.
AGGGGGTGCGAGCGCACCAGCAGCACGGCGTCGCTGCGTTCGAGCACCTCGAGAAGCGTGCGCCATTCCTCCGGGGAGGGAACGGCGGGATCGGGCGCGCCGTCGCGCCACGTGGGCGCGTACAACACCACGCGCGTGTCGTCGGGGAGCGGACCGGCGACCCGGTCGATCGCGGCGCGCGCGCGGCGACGGCGTTCGTCCGCCGTGCCCCGCGACAGCACGTCCACGCGCGGCTCCCCGGTGACCGGGACGCGCTCGGCGGGGAGGCCGAACGCCGACTCCAGGCGCCCCCGCACGAGGTGGGACGCGGCGGGCAGGACGCGGATGCGCCGCGTGGCTCCGGCATACATCCGCCGCAGCATCCCGCGCACGATCCGGGAGTCGGGCAGGATGCCGCTGCGCAGCGTCTCGGCCGAATCCAGGCCGATGCGCTTGAGCGGGATGCCGTGCCACAACTGGACGAGAACCGCGCCGGCCACCGCATAGCGGTTGACGTCGCCGAAACCGTGCGTGACGACCACGACGCGCGCGCGGGCGGTGCGCCAGAAGCCGCGCAGACCCGTCTTGCGCACGTGCGGGATACCGCGGCGCCCGGCCTCGCGCGCCTCCTCCGCGGTCCCGGTGAGCCACACCGCCCGTTCACCACGGGCGGTGGCCTCCTCCCACAGCGCGAGCGCGCCGTCGGCGATGCCCACGGCGCATCCGAAGACCCACTGGTCGCGCGAGCGCGGGATGAGCCGGGTGAGGAGCCCTCCGGCGGCGTACAGCGGGATGCTGAGGAGCTTCCGCGCATTCCCCGCGCCGAACGAGAAGGACGCCACCCCGCGAGCCTATCGCGGGGTGGCGTCCGTTCCGTTGCGCTTACGCGCCGAGCTCTCCCAGTGTCACGTCGGCGGTGCGGGTCTCCCCGTCGCGCACGTACGTGAGGGTCGCGTCGGCTCCGGCGGCGAGGGCACGCACCTGCGCCGTGAGGTCGATCGACGTCGTGATGGGCTTGCCGTCCACGGCCGTGACGATGTCACCCTCCTGCAGCCCCGCCTCGTCGGCGGCGCCGCCGGGGGTCACCTCCGCGATGTAGGCACCGGCGATCTCGGTGCCCTCCACTGCCGAGGCGGGCTGAACAGTGGCGCCCAGCAGGCCGTGCGTGGCCGAGCCGGTCTCGATGATCTCGTCGGCGACGCGCTCGGCGATGTCGG
Coding sequences within:
- a CDS encoding CDP-glycerol glycerophosphotransferase family protein; translated protein: MASFSFGAGNARKLLSIPLYAAGGLLTRLIPRSRDQWVFGCAVGIADGALALWEEATARGERAVWLTGTAEEAREAGRRGIPHVRKTGLRGFWRTARARVVVVTHGFGDVNRYAVAGAVLVQLWHGIPLKRIGLDSAETLRSGILPDSRIVRGMLRRMYAGATRRIRVLPAASHLVRGRLESAFGLPAERVPVTGEPRVDVLSRGTADERRRRARAAIDRVAGPLPDDTRVVLYAPTWRDGAPDPAVPSPEEWRTLLEVLERSDAVLLVRSHPLGAGEYRPPVGTDRVRSLGSDLVADVTPLLPGMDVLITDYSSLVFDAGLVPLPVVFLAPDLAEYRARRGMYGRYTDVAGEDWAASWTQACAQLEAVLRDPDERTARSFALSEHMHAYRDGRNTERVYRAIRAALGAPRGVS